One Lacticaseibacillus rhamnosus genomic window carries:
- a CDS encoding PTS sugar transporter subunit IIA, producing MEIILVGHAHTAKAFKEAVEMIYGEVPNFHPIDFTPKEGLQSLTNKIISAIDPKKASSTLIITDLFSGTPYNAAAELVLKKKAADVVAGMCLPMLLEVAVNANSMDVGQLVSHLMKSKEEFSTSLSEKLTANAKEDDF from the coding sequence ATGGAAATAATTTTAGTTGGGCATGCACATACTGCAAAAGCCTTTAAAGAAGCAGTGGAGATGATTTATGGTGAGGTGCCAAATTTCCATCCAATAGACTTTACACCTAAAGAGGGTTTGCAATCGTTGACGAATAAAATTATTTCAGCGATTGATCCTAAAAAAGCGTCTAGTACTTTAATTATTACCGATTTATTTTCAGGAACACCTTACAATGCAGCAGCAGAATTAGTTTTGAAAAAGAAAGCGGCCGATGTTGTCGCTGGAATGTGCTTGCCCATGTTATTGGAGGTTGCAGTTAACGCAAATAGTATGGATGTTGGTCAACTAGTATCACATTTAATGAAGAGCAAAGAAGAATTCTCAACGAGCCTTAGCGAAAAATTGACAGCAAATGCAAAGGAGGATGATTTCTGA
- a CDS encoding mannose/fructose/sorbose PTS transporter subunit IIB: MIITLARVDDRLIHGQVTTVWSKESNADRIIIVSSEVYKDDIRKTLLKQAAPPGMKVNIVDVPKAIAVYNNPKYSKDKVFYLFTNPSEVVDLVKGGIPLKKLNIGGMQFKQGKTQISKAVSLNAEDVAAFRELDRLGVKLDLRVVKTDPSTDILTKIDETFGKD, from the coding sequence ATGATTATTACGCTTGCAAGAGTTGACGATCGCTTAATTCATGGTCAGGTTACAACAGTCTGGTCTAAAGAATCAAATGCGGATCGTATCATCATCGTCAGTTCAGAGGTTTATAAGGACGATATTCGTAAGACCTTGTTAAAGCAGGCAGCACCTCCAGGCATGAAAGTCAATATTGTTGATGTACCAAAGGCGATTGCTGTTTATAACAATCCCAAATATAGCAAAGATAAAGTGTTCTATTTGTTTACCAATCCAAGTGAAGTAGTTGATCTGGTAAAAGGTGGAATTCCATTAAAGAAATTAAACATTGGTGGAATGCAATTTAAGCAAGGTAAGACCCAGATTAGTAAGGCTGTTTCCTTAAATGCAGAAGATGTTGCAGCATTTCGAGAATTAGATCGATTAGGAGTCAAGCTTGATCTCCGTGTAGTTAAAACAGATCCATCTACAGATATTTTGACTAAGATAGATGAAACGTTTGGAAAGGATTAG
- a CDS encoding SDR family oxidoreductase has protein sequence MSDWLSLLGKTIIVTGGSSGIGEAIVKELLQNGANVVNGDLREGSIQDPRLTYVKTDVTNPEAVENLAKVATQINGEIWGVVNNAGINKPRVLVDPKDPHGKYELDVHTFDQIFNVNVKSVFLVSQAAVRRMVKQRHGVIVNMSSEAGLEGSVGQSVYSASKGAINGFTRSWAKELGKFNIRVVGVAPGIMEATGLRTPDYEEALAYTRGTTVEAIRAGYKSTSTTPMGRSGKLSEVADLVNYFVSNRASYITGVTTNVAGGKSRG, from the coding sequence ATGTCAGATTGGCTCAGTTTGTTAGGGAAGACAATTATTGTTACGGGAGGCTCGTCAGGAATTGGGGAAGCAATCGTCAAAGAGTTACTGCAAAATGGAGCAAATGTTGTTAATGGTGATTTAAGAGAAGGATCTATACAGGATCCACGCTTAACATACGTAAAGACAGACGTGACTAATCCTGAGGCTGTTGAAAATCTTGCTAAAGTGGCAACACAGATTAACGGGGAGATTTGGGGGGTTGTCAATAACGCAGGAATTAACAAACCACGTGTTTTAGTTGATCCGAAAGATCCGCATGGGAAGTATGAACTTGATGTTCACACATTTGACCAAATATTCAACGTCAATGTAAAGAGCGTCTTTTTAGTTTCTCAAGCTGCAGTACGGCGAATGGTCAAGCAACGTCACGGAGTTATCGTGAATATGTCTTCTGAAGCAGGTCTAGAAGGTTCTGTTGGCCAAAGCGTATATTCAGCCAGTAAAGGTGCTATCAACGGTTTTACCCGTTCATGGGCGAAAGAATTAGGTAAATTCAATATTCGAGTTGTTGGCGTCGCGCCTGGCATCATGGAAGCTACAGGGCTAAGAACTCCCGATTATGAAGAAGCATTGGCTTACACCCGAGGGACAACTGTAGAAGCAATTCGAGCAGGCTATAAGTCCACATCTACAACGCCAATGGGCCGAAGCGGCAAACTGAGTGAGGTGGCTGACTTAGTTAACTATTTTGTTTCCAATCGTGCTAGCTACATCACTGGGGTTACAACTAATGTCGCAGGCGGAAAATCACGCGGTTAA